Proteins from one Leptospira bourretii genomic window:
- a CDS encoding acyl-CoA dehydrogenase: MSLYPENLILKYGNSGSPYPKDSEGIEGFYRSWKPYLIREGYYHFLLGRESYLEFQKKLSLLAEEPVGVSLSLSCMVEVNVAGGILCHASRIHWENHNQNQNLETLTQEVLHSLWDAFRTGNPTKIYAVGVSEPGWETKLRKLSSRVIEGKLSGTKSFITNGAEADTIFWVTKSEERNPVYLVKRNQNTKSPIIGQDSNNSNQTSEESFHTDFTPLVTHLKLKLCEYPIHPEDLILENYGKLGMELRLKELLSLVSLLIGKSKKVSLENEPVKEEREKLTLWRNKFLSECHGNPDTDFLLSGFPYPTEGLLLALSKYWNLGSPKDLKSVDPDYQLFVWEDQFTEYLIQKKKRKLS, from the coding sequence GTGAGTTTGTATCCCGAAAATTTGATTCTGAAATATGGAAACTCTGGATCTCCCTATCCAAAAGATTCAGAGGGAATCGAGGGCTTTTACCGGAGTTGGAAACCTTATCTTATCCGTGAAGGTTACTACCATTTCCTGCTTGGTCGCGAGTCTTATTTAGAATTCCAAAAGAAACTTTCTCTTTTGGCAGAAGAGCCGGTTGGAGTATCCTTAAGCCTTTCTTGTATGGTAGAAGTGAACGTGGCCGGAGGAATCCTTTGTCATGCGAGCCGAATCCATTGGGAAAACCATAACCAAAATCAGAATCTGGAAACACTAACGCAAGAGGTTCTTCATTCGCTTTGGGATGCTTTTCGAACTGGCAATCCGACGAAAATTTATGCTGTGGGAGTGAGTGAACCTGGTTGGGAAACGAAACTTAGAAAGTTAAGTTCGAGGGTTATAGAAGGAAAGTTATCTGGAACTAAATCCTTTATCACAAATGGGGCGGAAGCAGATACCATCTTTTGGGTGACTAAATCGGAAGAGCGAAATCCAGTTTATTTGGTCAAACGGAATCAAAATACAAAAAGTCCAATCATAGGGCAAGATTCTAACAATTCTAACCAAACTAGTGAAGAATCCTTCCATACCGATTTTACTCCGCTGGTTACCCACCTCAAACTAAAGTTATGCGAATATCCAATTCATCCAGAAGATTTGATTTTAGAAAACTATGGAAAATTGGGAATGGAACTAAGACTAAAAGAACTTCTTTCTTTGGTATCCTTACTCATTGGAAAATCCAAAAAAGTCTCTTTGGAAAATGAACCTGTAAAAGAGGAAAGAGAAAAACTCACTCTCTGGCGAAACAAATTTTTATCAGAGTGCCATGGAAATCCAGATACCGATTTTTTACTTTCAGGTTTTCCTTATCCGACAGAGGGACTTCTTCTGGCACTGAGCAAATATTGGAATTTAGGATCTCCAAAAGACTTAAAGTCTGTGGATCCAGACTACCAACTTTTTGTTTGGGAAGATCAGTTCACAGAGTATTTAATCCAAAAGAAAAAAAGAAAACTTTCTTAA